Proteins from a genomic interval of Polaribacter sp. Q13:
- a CDS encoding glycoside hydrolase family 2 protein, producing the protein MKKAICILVFCLSSIYVFAQPSTISNHNDNSQQITSLDSYRWKMKMMLPGEGVKAGLNELPPGDIETLVWNPAKVPGDVYTDLWKVGAIEDPYFGRNSVKAQWVMQYEWWYSIQFKVNQDLTDKVARLDFQSIDHECDIWLNGHFIGSHKGSFSSFSFDVNEAILTNKHWLKATNMLVIRLAPPPQVNAKVAGLKTPWFGDYWRDLIPFGITGSIDLVFTGKSRILDVYAKPNVTNEKKASVTFEIEVENTEKVAKEKNITISFKGQNFDGKQQTVRFKKLLQPGKQIIKKEIEVENPQLWWPWDLGKPNLYEAKVSLDEGKINQDFKEITYGLRKVEMAWNPGFSRDEVSFPRTTMINGKKIFIRSACWGGPPDIFVGRTSEEKYRKLIALAKEANMNNIRIFGWHPPEIPLFYKLCNEQGITVWQDMIPLGTGNIPNDPELLERIFQEGENVVKNRRNNPSLIMMEGGEEMLLRASDPVYARKFLETLGERYQKMVDLPYVPDSPLTNDPSLEAGFKPKEAVHALGYFYGMGKKPMEEWFKSLDYPIVPELAITSVPNVESLKKFIPKDELWPPGPSWGHHWADLDRLRIQNFDTFGDEKKGSLQEFVDATQDAQGIIFQLSIEHFRRNKPKTSGIALCHFITYWPDMKWGIIDSYLQPKRSFEFVKTAYQPVLVNLNFAKRRWLNSETFKGQFWIVNDLYKSYKNCKVSYSILDDDKKVLKKSSFDVKKIEENSSKQFLEIEAKVLKKVKKNFYVDVELTDANGDVLSSNNYMFLIGDQRGDAAKFKQMGEEIRNRNSEYSYGNYLRFFDQIIGANKKEYESKTDTIKTRGFE; encoded by the coding sequence ATGAAAAAAGCAATTTGTATCTTAGTCTTTTGTCTAAGTTCAATATATGTATTTGCACAACCAAGTACTATAAGTAATCACAATGATAATAGCCAGCAAATAACTAGTTTAGATAGTTATAGATGGAAAATGAAAATGATGCTACCGGGTGAAGGTGTAAAAGCGGGTCTTAATGAATTGCCTCCAGGTGATATTGAAACCTTAGTTTGGAACCCTGCAAAAGTTCCGGGAGATGTGTATACCGATTTATGGAAAGTGGGAGCTATTGAAGATCCTTACTTTGGTAGAAATAGTGTAAAGGCACAATGGGTTATGCAATACGAATGGTGGTACTCCATTCAATTTAAAGTAAATCAAGATTTAACGGATAAAGTTGCTCGTTTAGATTTTCAATCAATAGATCACGAATGTGATATTTGGTTGAATGGTCATTTTATTGGTAGTCATAAAGGCTCGTTTTCTTCTTTTTCTTTTGATGTAAATGAAGCTATTTTAACGAATAAGCATTGGTTGAAAGCAACTAATATGTTGGTGATTAGATTGGCACCACCTCCGCAGGTAAACGCTAAAGTTGCAGGGTTAAAAACACCTTGGTTTGGTGATTATTGGAGAGATTTAATTCCGTTTGGTATAACAGGTTCAATTGATTTGGTTTTTACTGGTAAATCTAGAATATTAGATGTGTATGCAAAACCAAATGTTACAAATGAAAAGAAAGCATCTGTAACTTTTGAAATTGAAGTTGAGAATACGGAAAAAGTAGCAAAAGAAAAGAATATTACAATATCTTTTAAAGGTCAAAACTTTGATGGCAAACAGCAAACCGTTCGTTTTAAGAAGTTATTGCAGCCAGGTAAACAAATAATAAAAAAGGAGATTGAAGTAGAGAATCCTCAACTTTGGTGGCCTTGGGATTTAGGAAAACCGAACTTATATGAAGCAAAAGTTTCTTTAGATGAAGGTAAAATAAATCAAGATTTTAAAGAAATTACGTATGGTTTACGTAAAGTTGAAATGGCTTGGAATCCTGGGTTTTCTAGAGATGAAGTTTCTTTTCCAAGAACAACAATGATTAATGGAAAGAAAATTTTTATTCGTTCTGCTTGTTGGGGAGGACCGCCAGATATTTTTGTAGGTAGAACTTCAGAAGAAAAGTATAGAAAGTTAATAGCATTAGCCAAAGAAGCGAATATGAATAACATTCGTATTTTTGGATGGCATCCACCAGAAATTCCATTGTTTTACAAGTTATGTAATGAGCAAGGAATTACAGTTTGGCAAGATATGATTCCGTTAGGAACAGGGAATATTCCTAATGATCCAGAATTGTTAGAGCGTATTTTTCAAGAAGGAGAAAATGTAGTTAAGAACAGAAGAAACAATCCGTCGTTAATTATGATGGAAGGTGGAGAAGAAATGTTACTAAGAGCAAGTGATCCTGTGTATGCAAGAAAATTCTTGGAAACTTTAGGAGAAAGATACCAAAAGATGGTTGATTTACCATATGTTCCAGACTCTCCTTTAACGAATGATCCTTCGCTAGAAGCAGGTTTTAAACCAAAAGAAGCAGTGCATGCTTTAGGTTATTTTTATGGAATGGGTAAAAAGCCTATGGAAGAATGGTTTAAAAGTCTAGATTATCCGATTGTTCCAGAATTGGCAATTACATCAGTTCCGAATGTAGAAAGTTTAAAGAAATTTATTCCTAAAGATGAATTATGGCCTCCAGGACCAAGTTGGGGACATCATTGGGCTGATTTAGATCGATTAAGAATTCAGAATTTTGATACTTTTGGAGACGAGAAAAAAGGTTCTTTACAAGAATTTGTAGATGCAACTCAAGATGCTCAGGGTATAATTTTTCAATTGTCTATAGAACACTTCAGAAGAAATAAACCGAAAACAAGTGGAATTGCATTATGTCACTTTATTACCTATTGGCCAGATATGAAATGGGGAATTATTGATAGTTATTTGCAACCAAAACGTTCTTTTGAATTTGTAAAAACGGCATATCAACCAGTACTGGTTAATTTGAATTTTGCAAAACGTAGATGGTTGAATTCAGAAACATTTAAAGGTCAGTTTTGGATTGTGAACGATTTATATAAATCATATAAAAATTGTAAAGTTTCCTATTCAATTTTAGATGATGATAAGAAAGTGTTGAAAAAATCTTCTTTTGATGTTAAAAAGATTGAAGAAAATAGTTCGAAACAATTTTTAGAAATTGAAGCAAAGGTTCTTAAAAAGGTGAAAAAGAATTTCTATGTTGATGTTGAACTTACGGATGCAAATGGAGACGTTTTATCTTCAAATAATTATATGTTTTTAATTGGAGACCAAAGAGGTGATGCTGCTAAATTTAAACAAATGGGTGAAGAGATTAGAAATAGAAATAGTGAATATTCTTATGGAAATTATCTAAGGTTTTTTGATCAAATAATAGGAGCAAATAAAAAGGAATACGAGAGTAAAACGGATACGATAAAAACAAGAGGGTTTGAGTAA
- a CDS encoding c-type cytochrome: MNKPFSNSNFSFLIAVSFACLLASCTETKTKTYSDIIYKKPAIVKIPAVQFLSPEESIKTMHLPEGYHMELVASEPMINEPVVMEWDANGKLYVAEMLTYMQDVDGTDENKPWSRISVLEDLDNDGKMDKSTVFIDSIILPRIIKPLDDRLIVGETYNRDIWSYRDTDGDNVADEKILLLKSHKRDNANLEHQSASILWSIDNWMYLSRDAIRYRFTRGKIETDTLRDAPNGQWGLTQDEVGQLYYSSAGGENSSLGFQQHPTYGNLELEGQKQEGFEAVWPIIGTPDVQGGPKRLREDGTLNHFTASCGQGVFLGDKLPLYGDLFIPEPVGRLIRRAKVEHINGKTVLSNPYHETEFLASTDANFRPVDTKTGPDGCLYVVDMYRGIIQEGNWVRKGSFLRPVVEKLGLDKNIGKGRIYRIVHDEITPSKKVKLLDKSPTELLPFLDNDNGWHRMNAQKLIILKGDKTIIPALQKKVNNGASALGRMHALWTLEGLDAIDENILIVALKDEDSRVKRAAIRISEPFLSKGNQNIFDAVSALKTDADVEVPLQVIRSFGTNKNAKTKAVIKDIIKNNPTNEVVSIIGTETLKDVPPVIEQLKKKHILKSSQVRNAIVQGYKNFNTICMACHGVNGKGIEGVAPSLVGSPRVTGNPEIAIKILLDGLTGPIDGKEYAGVMAGMKHQDSEWLSSVLTYVRSELNDAGPILRWKFDNFKKKKEIKERDTYWTIEELYKKKNNKK; the protein is encoded by the coding sequence ATGAATAAACCTTTTTCGAATTCTAATTTTTCATTTTTAATAGCAGTAAGTTTTGCATGTCTTCTAGCTAGTTGTACTGAGACAAAAACAAAAACATATTCAGATATAATTTATAAGAAACCAGCTATTGTTAAAATTCCAGCAGTACAATTTCTTTCTCCAGAAGAAAGTATCAAAACCATGCATTTACCAGAAGGGTATCATATGGAATTGGTTGCAAGCGAACCTATGATAAACGAACCAGTAGTAATGGAATGGGATGCAAACGGAAAGCTTTATGTAGCAGAAATGCTTACTTATATGCAAGATGTAGATGGAACAGATGAAAATAAACCTTGGAGTAGAATTTCGGTTTTAGAAGATCTAGATAATGATGGTAAAATGGATAAAAGCACTGTTTTTATTGATAGTATTATCTTACCTAGAATTATAAAACCGCTAGATGATCGTTTAATTGTTGGTGAAACTTACAATAGAGATATCTGGAGTTATAGAGATACCGATGGAGATAATGTTGCAGATGAAAAAATATTATTATTAAAAAGTCATAAAAGAGATAATGCTAATTTAGAGCATCAATCTGCAAGTATTTTATGGAGTATAGATAACTGGATGTATTTATCTAGAGATGCTATTCGATATAGATTTACCCGTGGTAAAATAGAAACGGATACTTTAAGAGATGCTCCAAATGGTCAATGGGGATTAACGCAAGATGAAGTTGGTCAATTGTATTATTCAAGTGCGGGTGGAGAAAACTCATCTTTAGGTTTTCAGCAACATCCTACCTATGGTAATTTAGAATTAGAAGGGCAAAAACAAGAAGGTTTTGAGGCTGTTTGGCCTATTATAGGAACACCAGATGTGCAAGGTGGACCTAAAAGATTGCGAGAAGATGGTACTTTAAATCATTTTACGGCAAGTTGTGGTCAAGGTGTATTTTTAGGTGATAAACTTCCTCTTTATGGAGATTTATTTATTCCGGAACCAGTTGGTAGATTAATCCGAAGAGCAAAAGTGGAACACATTAACGGAAAAACAGTGTTAAGTAATCCGTATCATGAAACAGAGTTTTTAGCTTCTACAGATGCAAACTTTAGACCTGTAGACACAAAAACAGGACCTGATGGTTGTTTGTATGTTGTAGATATGTATCGTGGTATTATTCAGGAAGGAAATTGGGTTAGAAAAGGAAGTTTTTTACGTCCTGTTGTAGAAAAATTAGGACTTGATAAAAATATTGGAAAAGGTAGAATTTATAGAATTGTTCATGATGAAATTACGCCTTCTAAAAAAGTGAAATTGTTAGATAAATCACCAACAGAATTATTGCCTTTTTTAGATAATGATAATGGTTGGCACAGAATGAATGCTCAGAAGTTAATTATTTTAAAAGGAGATAAAACTATTATTCCTGCTTTGCAGAAAAAAGTGAATAACGGAGCATCTGCTTTGGGTAGAATGCATGCACTTTGGACACTTGAAGGTTTAGATGCTATTGATGAAAATATACTTATTGTAGCCTTAAAAGATGAAGATTCTAGAGTAAAAAGAGCTGCAATAAGAATTAGTGAACCTTTTTTAAGTAAGGGGAATCAAAATATTTTTGATGCTGTATCCGCTTTAAAAACAGATGCAGATGTAGAAGTTCCGTTACAAGTTATTCGTTCATTTGGAACAAATAAAAATGCAAAAACGAAAGCTGTTATTAAAGATATTATTAAAAACAATCCTACAAACGAAGTCGTTTCAATTATTGGTACAGAAACCTTAAAAGATGTACCACCGGTTATTGAGCAATTAAAGAAAAAACATATTTTAAAGAGCAGCCAGGTTAGAAATGCTATTGTTCAAGGATATAAAAACTTTAATACAATTTGTATGGCTTGTCATGGTGTAAATGGTAAGGGAATTGAAGGTGTTGCGCCATCTTTGGTGGGATCTCCTCGTGTTACCGGTAATCCAGAAATAGCAATTAAAATATTATTAGATGGTTTAACGGGGCCTATTGATGGTAAAGAGTATGCGGGTGTTATGGCCGGTATGAAACATCAAGATTCAGAATGGCTTTCTAGTGTTTTAACATATGTTAGAAGTGAATTGAATGATGCGGGTCCAATATTGCGTTGGAAATTTGATAACTTTAAAAAGAAAAAAGAAATTAAGGAAAGAGATACGTATTGGACTATTGAAGAATTGTATAAAAAGAAAAATAATAAAAAATGA
- a CDS encoding family 43 glycosylhydrolase, which produces MKIKILLVSFCLIMVSCNTKEKITGQKVKDMEITDEQQDYLGITDKAHLSAASKRALNWPKEATNDWYFEYQIQDLKGDLAYEEGVVRRDPSGIIKHDGKYYTWYTKSTGPTQGFVGDIEKVKVFPWDRCDIWYATSKDGITWKEEGVAVKRGEKGSYDDRSVFTVEIMENEGMYYLCYQTVKSPYNKRVKNQVGLAWSTSPNGPWTKSKEPILSPADNGVWIGDDLQDRFSVAKKGDFDSHKVHDPCIIPFKGKFYLYYKGEQMGEQFTFGGRQIRHGVAIADNPKGPYVKSLYNPISNSGHEICVWKYNGGIASLITTDGPERNTVQWSPDGINFEVRGAVKDAPHAIGLNRTADNEKEPTEILRWGLTHEYKNSDYQYIRRFTTINKKQHGSFTEGAK; this is translated from the coding sequence ATGAAAATAAAAATACTACTAGTTAGTTTTTGCCTAATCATGGTTTCTTGTAATACTAAAGAAAAAATAACTGGACAAAAAGTAAAGGATATGGAAATTACTGATGAACAACAAGATTATTTAGGAATTACTGATAAAGCACATTTAAGTGCAGCATCTAAAAGGGCTTTAAATTGGCCTAAAGAGGCTACAAATGATTGGTATTTTGAATATCAGATTCAAGATTTAAAAGGAGACTTGGCATATGAAGAAGGTGTTGTTAGAAGAGATCCAAGTGGAATTATAAAGCATGATGGAAAATACTATACTTGGTATACAAAAAGTACTGGGCCAACTCAGGGGTTTGTTGGTGATATAGAAAAAGTAAAAGTTTTTCCTTGGGATAGATGTGATATTTGGTACGCAACCTCAAAAGATGGAATTACTTGGAAAGAAGAAGGAGTTGCTGTAAAACGAGGAGAAAAAGGAAGTTATGATGATCGTTCTGTTTTTACTGTAGAAATTATGGAAAATGAAGGGATGTATTATTTATGCTATCAAACTGTAAAATCACCTTACAACAAAAGAGTGAAAAATCAAGTAGGTTTAGCTTGGTCTACATCGCCAAATGGCCCTTGGACAAAAAGTAAAGAACCAATCTTAAGTCCTGCAGATAATGGTGTTTGGATAGGTGATGATTTACAAGACCGTTTTTCTGTTGCTAAAAAAGGAGACTTTGACAGCCATAAAGTACACGATCCTTGTATTATTCCTTTTAAAGGGAAATTTTACTTGTATTATAAAGGAGAACAAATGGGTGAGCAATTTACATTTGGTGGTAGACAAATAAGACACGGGGTTGCTATTGCAGATAATCCTAAAGGGCCTTATGTAAAATCGCTTTACAATCCTATTTCTAATAGTGGACATGAAATCTGTGTTTGGAAATATAATGGAGGTATTGCGTCACTTATTACTACAGATGGGCCAGAGAGAAATACGGTACAATGGTCTCCAGATGGAATTAATTTTGAAGTTAGGGGAGCTGTAAAAGATGCACCACATGCCATTGGGTTAAATAGAACAGCAGATAATGAAAAGGAGCCAACAGAAATTTTAAGATGGGGATTGACTCATGAATATAAAAATTCTGATTATCAATACATAAGAAGGTTTACAACCATTAATAAAAAGCAACATGGTTCTTTTACAGAGGGAGCAAAATAG